CTTAAAAAGTACATGGAAAATCCGAAAACCATTCACATTGATGCGAAAAGAAAAACGGCAGAAAATTTAACTCATTACCTCTTACCATCAAGACACCGAAATAAAAAGCAACTAGTTCATGATGCACTTATTCAATACAACCCATATTTAGCAATTGTTTTTACTAATACAAAAAAAATGGCTGAAGAAGTGGCAAACTTTTTAATAAATAAAGGTCTTAAGGTTGCCCGCGTTCACGGAGATTTAAACCCCCGTGAGAGAAAAAAAATGATGAAGCAAATACAGGATTTAGAGTACCAATATATTGTTGCTACTGACCTGGCTTCAAGGGGAATTGATATTGAAGGAATCAGTCACGTTATTAACTATGAGTTACCTACAGATCTAGACTTTTATGTTCACCGCGTAGGTAGGACTGCGAGAGCTGGTAATACTGGAGTAGCCCTTACAATATATGATATATCTGACGAGGATGCATTGAACCGCCTTGAAAAAATGGGGATACAATTTAAGTACGTCGATCTTAAAAAAGAGGAATTTGTTGAATTAGAGGATCGAAATAAAAGAAAAACCCGTGTAAGGAAAGAGGACGAAGCAGAGAAGACCGCCAAAACTATGGTCAAAAAACCTCAAAAAGTAAAGCCGGGTTACAAAAAGAAAATGCAGTGGGAAATGGACAAAATTAAAAAACGTCAAAGAAAATTAAAGAAGAAGTAAAACGGGAAGGGAGAGAAGAGGTTTGTTGAAAATAGGTTCACATGTTTCAATGAGCGGTAAAAAAATGTTATTGGCAGCTAGTGCGGAAGCTGTTTCGTATGGAGCAAATACCTTTATGATTTACACTGGCGCTCCACAAAACACGAGAAGGAAAAAAATTGAGGATTTGAATATTGAAGAAGGTAGAAGGCATATGGAAGCCAATGGTATTTCTGAAATTATTGTCCATGCTCCATACATTATTAATATCGGGAATACCACAAATCCTGACACGTTTGAACTAGGTGTAAGATTCTTACGTACAGAAATTGAAAGAACTGAGGCCATTGGTGCCAAGCAAATTGTATTGCATCCTGGTGCACATGTAGGTGCTGGTACGGAAGCAGGTATAAAGAAAATCATTGAAGGCTTAAACGAAGTATTAACCGGAAAAGAACAGCTGCAAATAGCATTGGAAACAATGGCGGGCAAGGGTTCCGAATGCGGGAAGTCGTTTGAGGAATTGGCGATGATTATGGATGGTGTAAACTATAGTGATCGGCTATCAGTATGTTTTGATACATGTCATACACACGATGCAGGATACAACATAGTTGAAGACTTTGATGGAGTGTTAAATGAATTTGATAAGATTATTGGTTTAGATAAATTAAAAGTTCTTCATATCAATGATAGTAAAAATGCAGTAGGAATGAGGAAAGACCGTCACGAAAATATCGGGTTTGGTCATATCGGCTTCAAAGCACTGAATTATATCGTTCACCATCCTCAGCTGAAGGATATCCCGAAAATTCTTGAGACACCATTCGTCGGTGAAGATAAAGATAATAAAAAACCGCCCTATGCATTCGAAATCGAAATGCTTCGTCAACAAATGTTTGACGAAGACCTGCTAGATAAGATAATACAAGGGTAACAAAGAAGCTGTGCTCATGGGCACAGCTTTTGTATGTCATTTTGTAAATTGAACAAATAGCTTATTCACTTCTCTTGCCACTTCAGGTCCTGCAATTTTTGCAATTTCTTTAATCAATGCCAACCTTTCACGGTCATCAAAAATATTCACATTTTTCCCTTTTAAGTACTGCGCAACCTTATATGCTTGCTGCTTATTTACTCCGATATTAAATTGTTGTGCATACTTGAATAGTTCGTCACCAGTAATGGTATTAATCTTATGATTTATGACGGTTTCAAAAATCTTCACACTCATCACCCCTTCATCTACTGTATGAAGGGAGAAAATGGAGTGTTACAAAATGTGAAAGAGGAAATTAATTAGAATCCTGTAAAGGTAAAGACTTTACATTGGTAACTTCCTATTGTATACTACTTTAAGTTAAATCGGAATGATTCTTAAAATTAAGGTGTGAGTGTATGAAATCACAATCTATTATTGAAATAAAAAATCTTTCTTATCGATATGAAAAAGATACAGTCTTAGAAAACATTAACGTCTCTGTTCCAAATGGTTCATTTTTAGCGATTGTTGGTCCAAATGGTTCTGGGAAGTCCACGCTATTAAAACTGATTTTAGGACTATTAAAACCACAAAAGGGAGAAATCCATTTATTCGGACAAGACATAAGTAAATTCAAAGATTGGCAGCAAATCGGTTATGTATCGCAAAAGGCCAATTCATTTAATACCGGTTTTCCTGCCACAGTATTTGAGGTAGTTTCTAGTGGATTAACAAAGAAGCTTGGGTTGTTCCGCTTTTTTCAGAAAGAACATACACAAAAAGTCCATGAAGCATTAGAAGCTGTAGGTATGAGGAAGTTTAGTAATCGAAATATCGGGGAGTTGTCAGGGGGGCAGCAGCAAAGAGTATTTATTGCCCGTGCCCTTGTGAGTGAGCCCAAGCTGTTAATTCTTGACGAGCCAACGGTTGGGGTAGACGCTGAAAATGTAAACTCATTTTATCATATGCTCGCAGACTTAAATAGGCAGCGGGGGATTACACTCCTTTTAGTTACACATGACATCGGAACCATTTCAGATAAAGTGACCCATGTAGCTTGTCTAAACAAGCATTTACATTTTCATGGCGAAACGAGTGAATTTGAAAAGCATCGCAGTGAAGGGATGTCTGAATTTTATGGGACGGATGTCCATCTTCTTTCCCATCACCATGACCACGGAGGCGTTTATAAATGATTCAAGGAATTTTTCAATATGAATTTTTACAAAATGCCTTCCTGACAGGAATTTTGATAGGATTTCTTGCACCCCTTTTAGGTGTCTTCATCGTTGTGCGACGGCTTTCATTAATTGCGGATGCCCTAAGTCATGTCACATTGGCGGGAATTGCGGCCAGTCTATTACTTGAAAAATACTTTGTTGCATTAAGTGGCTTAAATCCGCTTTACTTAGGAATGGTCTTTTCAGTAGGGGGCTCACTATTCATTGAAAAGCTGCGGGGCGTATACAAACATTACCAAGAGCTCGCTATCCCAATTATTCTGTCAGGCGGCATAGGACTTGGTGTCATTTTTATTTCGCTTGCTGATGGGTTCAATACGGATTTGTATAGTTATTTATTTGGAAGTGTTTCTGCGGTAAGCCGCACAGATTTATGGGTTATTTTTGTTATTAGTATCGTCGTTGTGATCACGGTCATTTTATTATATAAAGAGCTATTTTTATTATCTTTTGATGAAGAGCACGCTAAAGCCTCTGGGATAGCAGCAAAAAGCATTCACTTTATCTTCATTATCATGGTGGCACTTGTCATTGCCGCTTCTATGCGAATTGTGGGAATCATGCTCGTTTCTTCGTTAATGACGTTACCAGTGGCAGCAAGTATCCGCGTTGCCAAAGGATTTAAACAAACAATCTTTTTATCGATTGTTTTTGGAGAAATAGCCGTTCTTGGAGGACTGTTCAGCTCTTATTATTTAGACCTTGCTCCTGGTGGAACGATTGTTATGATTGCAGTCGCTATTTTAGTATTTACCATCGTTTACAAAAAAATAATGATTAAAAATCACGTTTCACAAGGGGGTGCAGCAGGATGAATGTAAATGAAGCCATTCAATTCTTAAAAGAAAATGGATTTAAACAAACGGGAAAAAGAGAAGATATGCTTCAATTATTTGCGGACAGCGATAAATATTTAACAGCGAAGGATGTCTTAGATGAATTGAAGGAAGACTATCCAGGGCTCAGCTTTGATACCATTTATCGGAATCTTTCCCTTTTTGTTAAAATGGGAATTCTTGAAATGACGGAACTATCTGGTGAAAAGCATTTTCGCTTTTCCTGTTCACGCCACCAGCATCATCACCACTTTATCTGTATGGATTGCGGTAAGACAAAAGAAATTGAAACTTGCCCAATGAACAGCTTAAGTGAGGATTTAAAAGGGTATGATATTTCTGGACACAAATTCGAAATTTATGGACGTTGTCCTGAATGTCACTAGAAAAGCGGAAGCCCCCCTAGGAGCTGTAGCTAGACAGACAAAATAAGAAAAGCATGGCTTTATAACAAAGCCATGCTTTTCTTGCTTTTCTCAAGCCAATTTTTCACCCAATCATTAGCTTCATACCAATTATTAACTCGGATAACACCATTAGGAATCGGGTCTTGATTATAAGGAGTATTAAACAAAAGAACAGGGATGTTACACTCTTCATGAATCATGACTGCATTATCATGCTTATCCTCAAGAAAAATATCTACATTGTGATACTTAGCTGATGCAACCTTGTCATGTGAGCCAATTAATTCAATATGGTGATAATACAACCCATTTTTTTTAAACCATGTCTTTGTATTTTCCAAGAGTTCTGGACCACGTGCACTAATGAAAAATAATTCATGTTCTTTTTTCCATTTGTTTAGGATTTTTTCAGCACCCTTTGCAAGCGGAGATTTTTCATACATAAGTGGTTCTTTTTCAATAAACCATTTAGAAAATTCTTCATCTGAAACGTTAACAACCTTATTTAAGTCATATTCAATAATATCGTCTAAGGTAAGGTTAAGCCCAAATTCTTCATTAATAAAGGGTATAAGTGCAGAAGGGCACGTTACGGTCCCATCAATATCAATTCCAAATCTTTTCCTCATATGTAGTCCCCTTCAACTGCCAAGTTTTTTAACTTTATTTTACCATAACTAAAATGATGAAAGTTACAAACAATAATTAATGCTCCTATTACTGAAAGTGAGGGATTCGGATGGAAGATAAAAAAGACACGAAAGTGGCTGGGTATCTCCCAAGTCCAAAATCTAATCAAAATAGTCCAAAGTCTTCAGAATATAAAGAAGAAACAGCTACTGAAATTGCAGTGCCTGTTGCTATCACCCGACCATCGTTCCAGGAAAAATCAAAGAATGGTTCAGGGGCTGGCAAAGGTACTAATGCTGGTACAAACTCTTCGGAATATAAAGAAGAAACAGCGGCAGAAATTGCAGCACCTGTTCCTATAACCCGACCATCCTTCCAGGAAAGATCAAAAGATAGCTCCGGTGCTGGCACGGGTACAAAAGCTGGTACAGGAATGGGATGGGCTGCGTTAGCTTTATCTATTTTATCACTTTTTGTAATGCCGATTCTTTTTGGTGCAGCAGGTATTGTGTTAGGATTCGTTGCTAGACGTCGAGGAGCAGAAAGTCTTGGCGCGTGGGCAATCGGGATAGGGGCCATTTCGATAATTGTCGGTATCTTTATCCTGCCGTTCTTTTAACAGCAGCTTGCAAATATAGGGGCAATAAGAAAAGTATAAGCGCCTAGGCGCTTATGCTAGACAAAAAAAGAAACCCGGCAGTTTTGCCGGGTTTCTTAATGTTTTTATTTGGTTACTTCTGCTTCCTCTAATGCCTTTTTCTGAAAATATTCCTCAGCAATTTGATCGATTTCTTTTTTCAATTCATCGACTAACTGGTCTTCTGGAACTTTACGTACGATTTCACCCTTACGGAATAGTAAGCCCTCACCACGTGCGCCGGCAATACCAATGTCAGCTTCTCTAGCTTCACCAGGACCGTTTACGGCACAGCCTAATACAGCTACTTTAATAGGTGCCTTAATTTTAGAAATATAATCTTCCACTTCATTGGCAATACTGATTAAATCAATTTCAATTCTGCCACAGGTTGGACACGAAATTAACGTTGCAGCATTCGATGAGAGACCGAATACTTTTAAAAGTTCTCTGGCAACTTTAACTTCTTCAACTGGGTCAGCACTTAAGGAAATACGGAGTGTATTACCAATACCTTTGCTAATAATCGCTCCTAGTCCTGCCGCGCTTTTTACAGTACCAGCAAATAAAGTACCTGATTCTGTAATACCTAAGTGCAGAGGATAATCGAATGCCTTTGAAGCTTTTTCATAAGCTTCAATTGCAAGGTTAACATCTGAAGCTTTCATGGAAACAATAATGTCATGAAAATCCAGGTCTTCAAGGATTTTGATATGATGGAGAGCACTTTCGACCATTCCATCAGCAGTAGGATAACCGTATTTCTCGAGTATTCTTTTTTCGAGAGAGCCTGCATTTACACCAATGCGGATTGGAATTCCGCGTTTCTTGGCTGCATTCACAACTGCTTCTACTTTTTCTCTTTTTCCGATGTTTCCTGGATTAATCCGAATTTTATCGGCGCCGCCTTCAATGGCTTTAAGCGCTAATTTATAATCAAAATGAATATCAACTACTAAAGGAATATTAATTCTCTTTTTTATTTCAGGAATCGCATTTGCCGCTCTTTCGTCCGGGCAAGCAACACGGACAATCTGACAGCCGGCTTCTTCCAGACGTTTGATTTCAGCAACGGTTGCTTCCACATCATGTGTTTTAGTAGTGGTCATGCTTTGTATGAATAATTCGTTACTTCCGCCAATTGTTAAGTTACCAACCTTAACGGGACGGGTTTTCGTACGATGTGTAATTTCACTCAAGGAAATTCGCTCCTTCAAATTGGATTCGAATAATAGTTAGTTTAAACATGCACCTATTATTTTATCAGTCCTTTGCCAATCTTGACAAGACAGACGCTTTTGTCTCCCTATTTAGAGTAGTCAGGAAACGCATAAGTGGAGCCAATTTGAATCTTTTCTGGAGATAAACCAGGATTTAAGCTTTGAAAATCTTCAATGAGTTCATCAATTGATACAGGTAACGGCTTTTTTATATGATTTTCTACTATTGATATTAAGGTTTCACCGGGTTCCACTTCAGCTTCAAAAGAGTCCATCGAATTGTTAATGTTGGTCATTGTCGCAACCGTTGGCTCTGTTTTTTGGGTTTCCTCTTTCGGCAGAGTCCCTGCTGTTAAATCAATATATATTACATAAATAGTAAGAAGTCCAAATAAAAAAAGGCAAATTCTTTTCATGGGATAGGCCTCCAAATGGGGATGTTTGTACATTCCTATGCTTGTCCACTTCTATATAGAACGAAAAAACGCACCTAAGGGGTGCGTTTAATTCTCAATATTTGTTTTTTCGTTTGGAATTTCCTTTATGGCTAAAAATAAGATGATGATCTCAACAAACCAATTAATATAAAAGCTATTTGGTACAGGTGTATTAAGGGCGCTCATAATCGTAAAGAAAACCGTTGGCAGCGTTACACTATAGGCAGCCATTCTCCATAGGTGGCGATAACTAATACTTCTGCCAGCAAGATTTTTTAATAATAAACCAATCCAAGCTAGAATGGACACTTCGATGAAGCTTACGGCACTTGATACAAGAAACATAAAAATCGAAATAACAGGAATAATGA
This genomic stretch from Neobacillus niacini harbors:
- a CDS encoding DEAD/DEAH box helicase yields the protein MKQNRFERFNFQPFIIEAVKEQGFFEPTEIQERMIPLVLKNESAIGQSQTGTGKTLAFVLPILERINPERQEVQAVITAPTRELASQIYHQILKVTEHCSPDKAIMTRCYIGGTDKQRTIDKLKIQPHIVVGTPGRIKDLMVEQALFVHTSEVLVVDEADMMLDMGFIEDLDQVAAKMPEKLQMLVFSATIPEKLKPFLKKYMENPKTIHIDAKRKTAENLTHYLLPSRHRNKKQLVHDALIQYNPYLAIVFTNTKKMAEEVANFLINKGLKVARVHGDLNPRERKKMMKQIQDLEYQYIVATDLASRGIDIEGISHVINYELPTDLDFYVHRVGRTARAGNTGVALTIYDISDEDALNRLEKMGIQFKYVDLKKEEFVELEDRNKRKTRVRKEDEAEKTAKTMVKKPQKVKPGYKKKMQWEMDKIKKRQRKLKKK
- a CDS encoding deoxyribonuclease IV; the encoded protein is MLKIGSHVSMSGKKMLLAASAEAVSYGANTFMIYTGAPQNTRRKKIEDLNIEEGRRHMEANGISEIIVHAPYIINIGNTTNPDTFELGVRFLRTEIERTEAIGAKQIVLHPGAHVGAGTEAGIKKIIEGLNEVLTGKEQLQIALETMAGKGSECGKSFEELAMIMDGVNYSDRLSVCFDTCHTHDAGYNIVEDFDGVLNEFDKIIGLDKLKVLHINDSKNAVGMRKDRHENIGFGHIGFKALNYIVHHPQLKDIPKILETPFVGEDKDNKKPPYAFEIEMLRQQMFDEDLLDKIIQG
- a CDS encoding DUF2624 domain-containing protein produces the protein MKIFETVINHKINTITGDELFKYAQQFNIGVNKQQAYKVAQYLKGKNVNIFDDRERLALIKEIAKIAGPEVAREVNKLFVQFTK
- a CDS encoding metal ABC transporter ATP-binding protein is translated as MKSQSIIEIKNLSYRYEKDTVLENINVSVPNGSFLAIVGPNGSGKSTLLKLILGLLKPQKGEIHLFGQDISKFKDWQQIGYVSQKANSFNTGFPATVFEVVSSGLTKKLGLFRFFQKEHTQKVHEALEAVGMRKFSNRNIGELSGGQQQRVFIARALVSEPKLLILDEPTVGVDAENVNSFYHMLADLNRQRGITLLLVTHDIGTISDKVTHVACLNKHLHFHGETSEFEKHRSEGMSEFYGTDVHLLSHHHDHGGVYK
- a CDS encoding metal ABC transporter permease, whose product is MIQGIFQYEFLQNAFLTGILIGFLAPLLGVFIVVRRLSLIADALSHVTLAGIAASLLLEKYFVALSGLNPLYLGMVFSVGGSLFIEKLRGVYKHYQELAIPIILSGGIGLGVIFISLADGFNTDLYSYLFGSVSAVSRTDLWVIFVISIVVVITVILLYKELFLLSFDEEHAKASGIAAKSIHFIFIIMVALVIAASMRIVGIMLVSSLMTLPVAASIRVAKGFKQTIFLSIVFGEIAVLGGLFSSYYLDLAPGGTIVMIAVAILVFTIVYKKIMIKNHVSQGGAAG
- a CDS encoding Fur family transcriptional regulator; protein product: MNVNEAIQFLKENGFKQTGKREDMLQLFADSDKYLTAKDVLDELKEDYPGLSFDTIYRNLSLFVKMGILEMTELSGEKHFRFSCSRHQHHHHFICMDCGKTKEIETCPMNSLSEDLKGYDISGHKFEIYGRCPECH
- a CDS encoding 5' nucleotidase, NT5C type, whose amino-acid sequence is MRKRFGIDIDGTVTCPSALIPFINEEFGLNLTLDDIIEYDLNKVVNVSDEEFSKWFIEKEPLMYEKSPLAKGAEKILNKWKKEHELFFISARGPELLENTKTWFKKNGLYYHHIELIGSHDKVASAKYHNVDIFLEDKHDNAVMIHEECNIPVLLFNTPYNQDPIPNGVIRVNNWYEANDWVKNWLEKSKKSMALL
- a CDS encoding DUF4190 domain-containing protein, translated to MTRPSFQEKSKNGSGAGKGTNAGTNSSEYKEETAAEIAAPVPITRPSFQERSKDSSGAGTGTKAGTGMGWAALALSILSLFVMPILFGAAGIVLGFVARRRGAESLGAWAIGIGAISIIVGIFILPFF
- the ispG gene encoding flavodoxin-dependent (E)-4-hydroxy-3-methylbut-2-enyl-diphosphate synthase — translated: MTHRTKTRPVKVGNLTIGGSNELFIQSMTTTKTHDVEATVAEIKRLEEAGCQIVRVACPDERAANAIPEIKKRINIPLVVDIHFDYKLALKAIEGGADKIRINPGNIGKREKVEAVVNAAKKRGIPIRIGVNAGSLEKRILEKYGYPTADGMVESALHHIKILEDLDFHDIIVSMKASDVNLAIEAYEKASKAFDYPLHLGITESGTLFAGTVKSAAGLGAIISKGIGNTLRISLSADPVEEVKVARELLKVFGLSSNAATLISCPTCGRIEIDLISIANEVEDYISKIKAPIKVAVLGCAVNGPGEAREADIGIAGARGEGLLFRKGEIVRKVPEDQLVDELKKEIDQIAEEYFQKKALEEAEVTK